In Arachis stenosperma cultivar V10309 chromosome 1, arast.V10309.gnm1.PFL2, whole genome shotgun sequence, one DNA window encodes the following:
- the LOC130982364 gene encoding uncharacterized protein LOC130982364 translates to MQELRHRVQNLERQLADRERDGRSTDPSYTPSPGSEEEDSHRSRPRTEAESSREESPIMRRRNDTIIYSRGRPTHRATRGREDGRTRQPVIMGVTPFHRSILEVRLPKHFDKPTDMRYDGTQDPLEHLTAFEARMNLEGVGDEVRCRAFPVTLAGPAIRWFNGLPQGFIYNFSDISRAFLAQFTTRIAKAKHPINLLGVTQRQGEPTRRYLDRFNDECLEIDGLTDSVASLCLTNGLLNENFRKHLTTKPVWTMHEIQTVAKEYINDEEVSRVVAANKRQSGYGQARQSGGDGERAKEKVREEASNKAPRSFPRVGKFTNYTPLTLPIVEVYQQIAEKGILPKPRPLKDRTGGNKNLYCDYHKGYGHQTQDCFDLKDALEQAIREGKLAAFSHLIREPRRRYRDQDEEGKTRSAKRRQEPEDRDHGLTVINVVTAKNAAPKSRSAHKKDAKVLAISSPPVQSSKKPPSISFGPED, encoded by the coding sequence atgcaagaGCTACGCCACAGAGTTCAGAACCTAGAACGGCAGCTTGCCGACCGGGAGCGGGATGGACGGTCTACCGACCCGAGCTACACCCCGTCTCCCGGGAGCGAGGAGGAAGACTCTCACCGAAGCCGCCCGCGGACGGAAGCGGAGAGCTCGCGGGAGGAGTCACCCATAATGAGGAGACGAAATGACACGATCATCTACTCCCGCGGCAGACCGACCCATCGAGCGACAAGAGGTCGCGAAGACGGAAGAACACGACAACCTGTGATAATGGGCGTCACCCCGTTCCACCGATCTATCCTCGAGGTCCGGCtgccgaaacacttcgacaagccaacggacatgaggtacgacggaACTCAAGACCCTCTAGAACACCTCACGGCCTTTGAGGCCAGGATGAATCTAGAAGGAGTAGGAGACGAAGTAAGATGCCGTGCCTTCCCGGTAACCCTAGCAGGACCAGCGATCagatggtttaacggcctccctCAAGGTTTCATCTACAACTTCTCGGACATCAGCCGTGCATTCCTGGCCCAATTTACAACGCGAATAGCAAAGGCCAAGCATCCTATCAACCTTCTAGGGGTAACCCAGAGACAAGGAGAGCCGACCAGGAGATACCTAGATCGGTTCAACGATGAATGCTTGGAAATCGACGGCTTAACCGACTCGGTGGCCAGTCTCTGCCTGACAaacggcctcctcaacgagaaCTTCCGAAAACACCTCACCACGAAGCCGGTTTGGACAATGCACGAAATCCAGACGGTGGCCAAGGAGTACATAAAcgacgaggaagtcagccgagtcgtggctgccaataagCGGCAGTCCGGTTACGGCCAGGCTCGGCAGTCCGGTGGCGACGGTGAGAGAGCAAAAGAAAAGGTCAGGGAGGAGGCATCAAACAAAGCACCTAGGTCGTTCCCTCGAGTCGGAAAATTTACTAACTACACTCCACTCACCCTCCCCATCGTGGAAGTTTATCAACAAATAGCTGAGAAAGGAATTCTTCCAAAGCCTCGACCACTTAAGGACCGTACGGGAGGAAACAAGAACCTTTATTGTGATTACCATAAGGGATACGGCCATCAAACACAAGACTGTTTCGACCTGAAGGATGCACTAGAACAGGCgataagggaaggaaagctagcgGCGTTCTCCCATCTCATCAGGGAGCCGAGAAGGCGTTATCGCGACCAAGACGAGGAAGGCAAGACACGTTCGGCCAAGCGGCGACAGGAACCCGAAGACAGAGACCATGGCCTCACTGTGATAAACGTGGTAACGGCAAAAAACGCTGCGCCAAAATCCCGGTCGGCACACAAGAAAGACGCCAAGGTTCTGGCGATCTCATCCCCGCCAGTGCAAAGCTCCAAAAAACCTCCATCCATTTCTTTCGGCCCGGAAGACTAA